In the genome of Methylotenera mobilis JLW8, the window CAAAAGTTCAGTGGCGCGCGTGTTCTTGAAATCAGGTAAAGGCAACATCATTGTTAATGACAAGCCAGTTGATGAGTATTTCTCACGCGTGACATCACGCATGATTTTGCGTCAACCTTTAGAGTTAACAAACAACACAGCTAGCTTCGACATCATGGTTAACGTAATCGGTGGTGGTGAGTCTGGTCAAGCTGGTGCAGTTCGTCATGGCATTACACGTGCTTTGATCGACTTTGACGCTACACTGAAAAGTGCATTGTCAAACGCTGGTTATGTAACACGTGATGCACGTGAAGTTGAGCGTAAAAAAGTTGGTCTACGCAAAGCACGTCGTCGTAAACAATTCTCTAAACGCTAA includes:
- the rpsI gene encoding 30S ribosomal protein S9, with product MIGKYNYGTGRRKSSVARVFLKSGKGNIIVNDKPVDEYFSRVTSRMILRQPLELTNNTASFDIMVNVIGGGESGQAGAVRHGITRALIDFDATLKSALSNAGYVTRDAREVERKKVGLRKARRRKQFSKR